In Desulfobacter hydrogenophilus, the genomic stretch ATTTATGGTGCTACCCTCCATGCCAAGGATGGTCAGCAGATTGAGCCGGGTGATATTATAGCCTCCTGGGACCCCTTTACCACACCGATCATCACTGAAGTATCCGGTCGGATAAGATTTGCTGATATTATCGTGGGTAATACGGTTCAAGAACAGATTGACCCGGTTACCGGCAAGGTGTCAAGAACGATCATTGAAGGCAAGGATGTTGAGATTCGACCCAGGATCACCGTCAAGGATAAAGAGGGTAAAGCGGTCAAGCTACCCAACTCTAAAACACCTGCCAGATATTACCTGCCGGTAAATGCTATTCTTACTGTAGAGGAAGATGACAACATTATGGCTGGCGATGTTATTGCCAAGTTGCCGCGTGCTACCACAAAGACCAAGGACATTACCGGTGGTCTGCCAAGAGTTGCCGAGCTTTTTGAGGTTAGAAAACCAAAGGATCCGTCTGTGCTGACTGAAATTAATGGCTATGTCACTGTTTCAAAGGGGACTAAAGGCCGCCAGAAAGTTACGGTTAAGCCCGGCGATGTTGGCGAGGCAAAAGAGTACGCCATCCCCAAGGGGCAGCATGTGTCTGTATATGACGGTGATTATGTAAAATCAGGTGATCCGCTGATTGCAGGTTCTGCCAATCCCCAGGATATCATGAATATCAAAGGTGAAGTGGCGCTGGCCAAATACCTAGTTGATGAGGTTCAGGAAGTTTACAGGCTTCAAGGTGTACGAATCAATGACAAGCACATCGAAGTTGTTATCCGCCAAATGATGCGCCGGGTTAAAGTGATCTCCACTGGAGATACAAATTTTATCCCCGATGAACAAGTTGATCGTATTCTCTTTGAGGAAACCAACCGTAAAGTTGCCATGGAGGGCGGTGAACCGGCAAAGGGCGAACCCCTGATTCTTGGTATTACCAAAGCCTCATTGTCCACAGATAGTTTTTTATCTGCGGCATCGTTTCAGGAAACCACCAAGGTGCTCACCCTAGCGGCCATTGAAGGTAAATATGACAGCCTTAAGGGGTTGAAAGAAAATGTCGTCATGGGTAGGCTCATCCCTGCGGGTACTGGGTTCCCTGGCTATCGTGATCTGGAAGTTGGATATGGTGAATTCGCTGAGGTATAGAAAAAATAAAATATTGTTGACATTTTGGAAAAGTATAAGTAGAATTAAATATTTTGTCGTGTATGGCGACTTATTAAGTTTGATGAAGGAGCATGTGGAGTTATGCCGACCATAAATCAATTGGTACGAAAAGGTAGGAAGAGGACTGAAAAAAAGGTTAGTACGCCGGCATTGAAAGGCGGGCCTCAAAAGCGTGGGGTTTGCACTAGGGTGTATACTTCTACTCCTAAGAAACCGAACTCGGCCTTAAGGAAGGTTGCAAGGGTTCGTTTGACAACCGGTATGGAGGTTGCGGCTTATATCCCGGGCATGGGGCATAATCTCCAGGAACACTCTGTCGTTCTGGTTAGGGGCGGAAGAGTAAAGGACCTTCCAGGTGTTCGCTATCATATTGTCAGGGGTGCCCTTGATACGCTTGGTGTCGACGATCGTCGCCAGGGGCGGTCAAAATATGGTGCCAAGCGTCCCAAATAGTCGTGATGAGTTTTTTAAGCATTCATATTAATAAAATATAAATTTGGTGGACTTTTTAAGATGGCAGAAAAATTAGTATTTAAAGAAGGTTTCATGCAGGATGCCACGCATGAGGAAAAGCTTGCAGCCAAGTTTGTCAATTGTGTTATGAGAGACGGCAAAAAGAATGCTGCCCGAACAATTGTGGCTAATGCTTTGATGCTTGCTGAAGATAAGATTGGCGAACCTGCTCTGGCGGTGTTTAAAAAAGCGATAGATAATATCAGGCCTTCTGTTGAAGTGAAATCAAGAAGGATCGGGGGGTCTACCTATCAGGTGCCCACTGATATAAAACCCGCTCGCCAGACGGCTTTGGCTTTCAGGTGGCTTATCAACTTTAGCAGAAGCCGTTCTGAAAAAGGTTTTGCGAATAAGCTCGCTGCTGAGTTGATGGACGCTTATAATGAGCGTGGCGGGGCAATCAAGAAAAGAGAAGATACACATAGGATGGCTGAGGCTAATAAGGCATTCGCGCATTTTAGGTGGTAGGAATTTAAAAATATCTTTGTAAACATTCCACAGGAGGAATACAGAAGATGGCTAAGGAGAAATTCGAGCGGAACAAGCCGCACGTGAACATCGGGACAATCGGGCATATCGATCACGGGAAAACCACTCTGACTGCGGCGATTACCAAGCTTGCCGGCCTGAAAGGCAATGGGACATATGTTCCCTTTGATGAAATTGACAAGGCGCCGGAAGAAAGAGAGCGTGGTATTACCATCGCTACAGCCCATGTTGAATATGAGACCGAAGCTCGCCATTACGCACATGTCGATTGCCCGGGCCATGCTGATTATATAAAAAATATGATCACTGGTGCCGCCCAGATGGATGGTGCTATCCTTGTTGTGTCCGCCGATGATGGCCCTATGCCCCAGACTCGTGAGCACATCCTGCTTGCCCGTCAGGTTGGTGTGCCTAAGATCGTTGTTTTTCTGAATAAATGCGATATGGTCGACGATGAAGAACTGATAGAGTTGGTTGAAATGGAACTCCAGGAACTTCTTGATACCTACGATTTCCCGGGCGAGGAAACTCCGATTATTCGCGGCTCTGCGCTTAAAGCTTTGGAGTGTGACGACATTAATGCAGAAGAGGCTAAGCCTATTTATGAACTTCTCGATGTGCTTGATTCCTATGTTCCAGAGCCTGAAAGAGATATAGCTAAACCCTTTTTGATGCCTATTGAAGACGTATTCTCAATCTCTGGACGTGGTACGGTTGTTACCGGTCGTATTGAGCGTGGTGTGATTAAAACCGGCGAAGAAATTGAACTCGTAGGTATTAGAGATACTGCAAAAACCGTCTGCACCGGTGTTGAGATGTTCAGGAAACTTCTGGATGAAGGACAGGCTGGAGATAATGTCGGGTTGTTGTTGCGTGGTACAAAACGTGACCAGGTTGAACGTGGTCAGGTCGTTTGCAAGCCCGGAACCATTACACCGCACACCAAGTTTAAGGCTGAAATGTATGCCCTGAGTAAAGAAGAAGGTGGGCGCCACACGCCTTTCTTTACTGGATACAGACCCCAGTTCTTTTTTAGAACCACAGATATTACAGGTGTTTTGACCCTTGATGAAGGTGTTGAAATGATTATGCCTGGTGATAATGCGACCATTAACGTCGAATTGATCAACCCCATCGCCATGGAAAAGGAACTTCGTTTCGCTATTCGTGAGGGTGGCCGTACAGTTGGTGCCGGTGTTGTTGGCGAAATTATAGAATAGTAGATTAAGAAAGAACAATAACAATGTTGAAGACTAAAATTAGAATTAGGCTCAAAGCTTATGACCATAAGTTGCTTGATCAGTCTTCAGTAGATATTGTTGATACGGCAAGGAAAACCGGTGCCAGAATTGTGGGACCGGTTCCCCTACCTACCCGTATCAACAAGTTTACTGTGTTGCGTTCACCTCATGTGAATAAAAAATCCCGTGAGCAATTTGAAATAAGAACGCACAAAAGAATGATGGATATTCTTGAGCCGACACAGCAGACAGTGGACGCGTTAATGAAGCTTGACCTGTCCCCCGGTGTGGACGTTGAAATTAAATTATAGTGCAATGACAGGAACATATTTGTTATGATGAGTGGATTGTTAGGAAAAAAAATCGGGATGACCAATGTGTTTGCCTCCGATGGACAGCTCGTTCCTGTTACAGTGCTGCAGGTTGGGCCCTGTGTTGTAACCCAGATAAAAACAGAAAAAACTGACGGGTATGCAGCTTTGCAGCTCGGGTTTGATGAGAAGCCGGTTGGGCGCATAAACAAACCCATTGCAGGACATTTAAAAAAAGCATCGGATAAAGGCTTTCGAGTTTTAAGGGAATTTAGAGAAGATTCAGTTGAAGAAGTTGAAGTCGGTGCTACTATCGGCGTTGATGTATTTTCAATTGGTGATAAAGTGACTGTGATCGGTACTTCAAAAGGTCGTGGCTTCCAGGGAACTATCAAGCGTCATGGGTTTTCCAGAGGGCCGGAAACTCACGGTTGCCGAAATCATAGAAAACCAGGCTCAATCGGTAACTCTGCATGGCCGGCAAAGGTAATCAAGGGAAAAAAATTACCTGGCCACATGGGCGTAGATAAAGTTACGGTTAAAAATTTAACAATTGTAGATATTAAGCACGATGATAACCTCATTCTTGTAAAAGGCGCTGTTCCAGGTTGTAAGACAAGTGTTGTTGAAGTGCGCAAAGCTGATGTAAAAAAATAAAACAGTTTTTGATGCCGTGTCAATGAGCAAATTTAGAGAATGCGGCAGAGCATCAGTCTAATTAAATAGACGAATAGCGGCTATGGGTATTGCAATTATTTCGCAGTGATGCATAGTCGATCAAAATTGAAGAGGAAGAATAATGGCTGCTGTAGAGGTATTAAACAGTACAGGTGCTAAAGTGTCTGAAGTCGAGCTGCCTGACGAAATTTTCAGCATACCGGTTAAAACAAGTGTTCTTCACGAAGTCGTTCGGTCCCAACTCGTTTCAAAACGGGTAGGGACTGCTGCGTCTAAGACCAGGGGTATGATTTCAGGTTCTACAAAAAAATTATTCAGGCAGAAAGGAACCGGTAATGCCCGGGCCGGTAGCGTAAAATCTCCTTTGCGTAAAGGTGGTGGTGTTATCTTTGGTCCCAGCCCAAGGTCCTATGAAATAAAAGTGCCTAAGAAAGTAAGAAAACTTGCCCTTAAAATGGCTTTAAGTGCGAAGGTTTCTGATAGTCAACTTTTTGTTATTGATGCGCTTGAACTCGAAGAAATTAAAACAAAGGCATTGGCAAAAGTACTTTCAGCACTGAATCTTGATGATCTTCTCATCGTTTCGGATACCGACGATACGAAACTTACTCTGTCCTCTAGGAATATCCCGGATGTTAAAGTGATTAAGACTGAAGGTCTCAATGTTTACGACATTTTAAAGTTTAAAAATCTTCTGCTGGTTGAATCCAGTATTGAGAACATCAAGGGGAGGCTGAGCTAAGATGATTGAATATGACATCCTCCGTGGACCTGTAGTTACAGAAAAATCCACCCTTCAAAGAGAACTGTTTAACCAGGTGACATTTAAAGTTGCCAAGGATGCCAACAGAGTTGAAATTAAAGCCGCTGTTGAGAAAGCGTTCAATACACAGGTAAAGCAGGTCAGAACCATACAGGTCAAAGGTAAAATAAAACAGCGTGGCAAAATTATCGGCAAAAAAATGGACTGGAAAAAAGCCGTTGTCACTTTGATGCCCGGACAACGAATTGATTTTTTTGAAGGTGTGTAAAGAGGTATTAATATGTCAACAATAGTTAAGAGCAAGCCGACATCTCCGGGAAGACGCGCTCAGGAGCATCTTTCTTTTGAAGAAATTACAAAAGATCGTCCTGAACGCAGGCTGACTAAAAATATCAATAAACGGTCCGGCCGGAATTCCTACGGACGAATCACCGCTAAACACAGAGGCGGTGGTGCTAAAAAGAAGTATCGTATCATCGATTTTAAGCGGGACAAAGACGGAATCCCAGCCAAGGTTTCTGCAATTGAATATGACCCGAATAGATCAGCCAGAATTGCCCTGTTGGCCTACGCGGACGGAGAAAAAAGATATATTTTGGCCCCCCTTGATATTAAGGTCGGTGACATCCTTGAAACAGGTTCCGATGCAGATATTAAACCAGGCAACTGTTTGCCGTTAGAGAATATCCCCACTGGTACCAGAATTCATAATATTGAATTGAAGCAGAATAAGGGTGGGCAGATTGTTAGAAGTGCCGGCGGATTTGCACGTCTGATGGCTAAAGAAGGTACTTATGCTCAGATTTTGCTTCCGTCTGGTGAAGTTCGCATGATCCATCTTAAATGCAAAGCCACTGTTGGGCGTGTTGGGAATGAGAAACACGGCGACGTAAGTATCGGTAAAGCAGGGCGTACTAGATGGATGGGAAAACGACCTTCTGTTCGTGGTGTGGCAATGAACCCTGTGGATCATCCTATGGGCGGTGGTGAAGGCCGTTCTTCAGGCGGGCGTCAGCCATGTTCTCCCTGGGGTGTACCTGCCAAGGGTAAAAGAACCCGTAAGAGTGTCAGAACAGATCAGTATATTGTTAAAAGAAGGGCTAAAAGGAAATAGGTGATAAATTATGCCAAGATCATTAAAAAAAGGACCCTATATCGCATCGGAGCTTCTTAAAAAAGTTCTTGAAGCCCAAAAGTCCAGTAGCAATAAAGTAATCAAAACCTGGTCGCGCCGTTCCACTGTTTTACCTGAAATGGTCGGCAACACTTTTGCTGTTCATAACGGGAAAAAATTTATTCCTGTGTTTGTATCGGAAAACATGGTGGGGCATAAACTTGGTGAATTTTCACCTACAAGGACTTATTGGGGTCATGCCGCAGATAAAAAATCCAAACGGTAATCTGCTAGGATTTAGAGGAAATTTAAGATATGGAAGTTAAAGCGACTACACGATATGCAAGAATCTCACCGTTTAAGCTTCGGCTGCCCATCAGCGAGATCAAAGGTAAAAATGCCGAACAGGCGTTGATATTATTAAAGTTCATGCCTTTAAAGGCAGCAGGGATTATGTATAAAACCCTACAGTCTGCCATTGCCAACGCCGAGCATAACGATGAGATGGATGTTGATAAGCTGGTAGTGAAAAATGTGATTGTTGATCATGGACCATCCATGAAGCGGTTCAGGCCGCGGGCAAGGGGAAGAGCTGCCCGTATTCTAAAAAGAACCAGTCATTTAACAGTGGTTGTAGAAGAAACCGTCTAAACAAGGAGGGAAAGGCTTGGGCCAGAAAGTAAATCCTACCGGATTAAGGTTAGGCATCATCAGGACTTGGGATTCCCGGTGGTACGCTGATAAAGAGTA encodes the following:
- the tuf gene encoding elongation factor Tu yields the protein MAKEKFERNKPHVNIGTIGHIDHGKTTLTAAITKLAGLKGNGTYVPFDEIDKAPEERERGITIATAHVEYETEARHYAHVDCPGHADYIKNMITGAAQMDGAILVVSADDGPMPQTREHILLARQVGVPKIVVFLNKCDMVDDEELIELVEMELQELLDTYDFPGEETPIIRGSALKALECDDINAEEAKPIYELLDVLDSYVPEPERDIAKPFLMPIEDVFSISGRGTVVTGRIERGVIKTGEEIELVGIRDTAKTVCTGVEMFRKLLDEGQAGDNVGLLLRGTKRDQVERGQVVCKPGTITPHTKFKAEMYALSKEEGGRHTPFFTGYRPQFFFRTTDITGVLTLDEGVEMIMPGDNATINVELINPIAMEKELRFAIREGGRTVGAGVVGEIIE
- the rpsG gene encoding 30S ribosomal protein S7; its protein translation is MAEKLVFKEGFMQDATHEEKLAAKFVNCVMRDGKKNAARTIVANALMLAEDKIGEPALAVFKKAIDNIRPSVEVKSRRIGGSTYQVPTDIKPARQTALAFRWLINFSRSRSEKGFANKLAAELMDAYNERGGAIKKREDTHRMAEANKAFAHFRW
- the rplC gene encoding 50S ribosomal protein L3 codes for the protein MMSGLLGKKIGMTNVFASDGQLVPVTVLQVGPCVVTQIKTEKTDGYAALQLGFDEKPVGRINKPIAGHLKKASDKGFRVLREFREDSVEEVEVGATIGVDVFSIGDKVTVIGTSKGRGFQGTIKRHGFSRGPETHGCRNHRKPGSIGNSAWPAKVIKGKKLPGHMGVDKVTVKNLTIVDIKHDDNLILVKGAVPGCKTSVVEVRKADVKK
- the rpsJ gene encoding 30S ribosomal protein S10 — its product is MLKTKIRIRLKAYDHKLLDQSSVDIVDTARKTGARIVGPVPLPTRINKFTVLRSPHVNKKSREQFEIRTHKRMMDILEPTQQTVDALMKLDLSPGVDVEIKL
- the rplD gene encoding 50S ribosomal protein L4, whose translation is MAAVEVLNSTGAKVSEVELPDEIFSIPVKTSVLHEVVRSQLVSKRVGTAASKTRGMISGSTKKLFRQKGTGNARAGSVKSPLRKGGGVIFGPSPRSYEIKVPKKVRKLALKMALSAKVSDSQLFVIDALELEEIKTKALAKVLSALNLDDLLIVSDTDDTKLTLSSRNIPDVKVIKTEGLNVYDILKFKNLLLVESSIENIKGRLS
- the rplB gene encoding 50S ribosomal protein L2, with product MSTIVKSKPTSPGRRAQEHLSFEEITKDRPERRLTKNINKRSGRNSYGRITAKHRGGGAKKKYRIIDFKRDKDGIPAKVSAIEYDPNRSARIALLAYADGEKRYILAPLDIKVGDILETGSDADIKPGNCLPLENIPTGTRIHNIELKQNKGGQIVRSAGGFARLMAKEGTYAQILLPSGEVRMIHLKCKATVGRVGNEKHGDVSIGKAGRTRWMGKRPSVRGVAMNPVDHPMGGGEGRSSGGRQPCSPWGVPAKGKRTRKSVRTDQYIVKRRAKRK
- the rpsL gene encoding 30S ribosomal protein S12; this encodes MPTINQLVRKGRKRTEKKVSTPALKGGPQKRGVCTRVYTSTPKKPNSALRKVARVRLTTGMEVAAYIPGMGHNLQEHSVVLVRGGRVKDLPGVRYHIVRGALDTLGVDDRRQGRSKYGAKRPK
- the rplW gene encoding 50S ribosomal protein L23, which translates into the protein MIEYDILRGPVVTEKSTLQRELFNQVTFKVAKDANRVEIKAAVEKAFNTQVKQVRTIQVKGKIKQRGKIIGKKMDWKKAVVTLMPGQRIDFFEGV
- the rplV gene encoding 50S ribosomal protein L22 encodes the protein MEVKATTRYARISPFKLRLPISEIKGKNAEQALILLKFMPLKAAGIMYKTLQSAIANAEHNDEMDVDKLVVKNVIVDHGPSMKRFRPRARGRAARILKRTSHLTVVVEETV
- the rpsS gene encoding 30S ribosomal protein S19 produces the protein MPRSLKKGPYIASELLKKVLEAQKSSSNKVIKTWSRRSTVLPEMVGNTFAVHNGKKFIPVFVSENMVGHKLGEFSPTRTYWGHAADKKSKR